A single window of Nakaseomyces glabratus chromosome G, complete sequence DNA harbors:
- the PRM10 gene encoding pheromone-regulated protein PRM10 (CAGL0G04433g~Ortholog(s) have endoplasmic reticulum localization) yields MADSGDKDVSKSVRFDKESIESKKRSSVDDSASSYSSSSSGQDRSEGKRNNVKFSTEDSDDEDGNLFSRMIKNLKSNGGAGLAPGLSKANSNQEKTDLEDNDNVVTGHSDDIPMEDFTSEAQNILQGHSNLTPAQIEALNGQGLSDIETTASSTDLNFLAPAIDHFDDFDGDGEEENDGFVDTHGYVAPPTQVRGGVLGSLLKLYQEQDNATIETSSMYSQSSYGESTANLMSIDSGETEVPSEHKPKDHKNVFMRSGGKVAGLAMNAPGQIYGHGSKAAGHIYGHGRKGAGHIYNQGKKGAGHIYSQKNKLSSADLSTEGLKKSGHKAKKVAGKMPKLRKRMLAEAKITVHIAELLQRQRFILRMCKALMLYGAPTHRLEEYMIMTSRVLEIDGQYLYLPGCMIVSFGDATTRTSEVQLVRCTQGLNLWKLHQVHGVYKKVIHDQMGADEGNIEIDRILREKNLYPPWVCVFLYGFCSAMVTPYAFGGHWINLAITFFMGSCVGMMQFILSEKSLMYSNVFEITASIVVSFCGRAFGSIPNSNICFGAITQGSLALILPGYIILCGSLELQSRSLVAGSVRMFYAIIYSLFLGFGITLGAALFGWMYKGATNEISCGYPISPWFRFLFVPAFTIGISLINQANWTQLPAMVFISCTGYVVTYWSGKHFQNSTEFTAALASFVIGILGNLYSRIWQGLAVSAMLPAIFVQVPSGIASQNSLLSGLQSANQIVGRNGTNAVQTVDLSNSMSFGITMIEVSIGISVGLFASTLCVYPFGKKKTGLFSL; encoded by the coding sequence ATGGCAGATTCCGGTGATAAAGATGTCAGCAAGTCTGTAAGATTTGATAAAGAGTCCATTGAGTCGAAAAAGAGAAGTTCTGTAGATGATTCTGCATCTTCTTATTCATCCTCTTCGAGTGGACAAGACCGTAGTGAAGGTAAGAGAAATAACGTTAAATTCTCAACCGAGGAtagtgatgatgaggacGGTAATTTGTTCTCCAGAATGATTAAAAATCTGAAATCTAATGGTGGCGCTGGTTTGGCACCAGGTTTAAGTAAAGCAAATTCCAATCAAGAGAAGACTGATTTGGAAGATAATGACAACGTCGTCACTGGACATTCAGATGATATACCCATGGAAGATTTTACTTCCGAAGCACAAAACATATTACAAGGTCATTCAAATTTGACGCCGGCACAAATTGAAGCGCTAAATGGACAAGGTTTGTCGGATATTGAAACAACAGCGTCATCCACAGATCTAAACTTCTTGGCGCCAGCAATAGACCATTTTGATGACTTTGATGGCgatggtgaagaagaaaatgatggTTTCGTTGATACACATGGGTATGTAGCACCACCAACCCAAGTAAGAGGTGGTGTGTTAGGTTCCTTGCTGAAATTGTACCAAGAGCAAGATAATGCCACGATAGAAACATCCAGCATGTATTCGCAATCTTCATATGGAGAGTCTACAGCAAATTTGATGAGTATAGATAGTGGTGAAACTGAAGTTCCTAGTGAGCACAAACCAAAAGATCACAAAAATGTTTTCATGAGAAGTGGTGGCAAAGTAGCTGGGTTGGCAATGAATGCACCAGGTCAAATATATGGGCATGGATCAAAGGCTGCTGGGCATATTTACGGCCATGGTAGAAAAGGTGCCGGCCATATATACAACCAAGGTAAGAAAGGTGCTGGTCATATTTACagtcaaaaaaataagctATCAAGCGCTGACCTGTCTACTGAAGGGCTAAAAAAATCTGGACATAAAGCCAAAAAGGTAGCTGGTAAGATGCCTAAACTAAGAAAGAGAATGTTGGCAGAAGCAAAAATTACAGTTCATATTGCCGAGTTACTGCAAAGGCAGCGCTTTATCTTGCGTATGTGTAAGGCTTTGATGCTCTACGGTGCACCTACCCATAGGTTAGAAGAATACATGATTATGACTTCTCGTGTACTTGAAATCGATGGtcaatatctttatttgCCTGGTTGTATGATTGTCTCTTTTGGTGATGCTACAACAAGAACATCTGAAGTTCAGTTAGTAAGATGTACGCAAGGTTTGAACTTATGGAAATTACACCAAGTCCACGGAGTGTATAAAAAAGTTATTCATGATCAGATGGGAGCTGATGAGGGTAACATTGAAATAGATAGAATATTGAGGGAAAAGAATTTGTATCCACCGTGGGTTTGTGTCTTCCTGTATGGTTTCTGTTCCGCAATGGTTACACCTTACGCTTTTGGTGGTCATTGGATAAATCTAGCCATTACTTTTTTCATGGGTTCATGTGTAGGTATGATGCAGTTTATTCTGTCAGAAAAGTCATTGATGTACTCTAACGTCTTTGAAATCACAGCCTCTATTGTTGTCAGTTTCTGTGGTAGAGCCTTTGGTTCGATTCCAAATTCGAATATTTGTTTTGGTGCAATTACGCAAGGTTCTTTAGCACTAATCTTGCCTGGGTACATTATATTATGTGGGTCATTGGAGTTGCAGAGTAGAAGTCTGGTTGCGGGTTCGGTCAGAATGTTCTATGCCATcatttattctttgtttttaGGTTTCGGTATTACCTTAGGTGCTGCTTTATTTGGTTGGATGTACAAAGGTGCTACAAATGAAATCTCCTGTGGTTATCCGATTTCTCCATGGTTCCGCTTTCTGTTTGTGCCTGCTTTCACCATTGGTATTTCATTAATCAATCAAGCAAACTGGACACAATTACCTGCCATGGTTTTTATCTCGTGTACTGGTTATGTGGTGACATATTGGTCTGGTAAGCACTTCCAGAACTCAACAGAGTTTACAGCTGCTTTGGCTTCTTTTGTTATCGGTATATTGGGTAATTTATACTCTAGAATCTGGCAGGGGTTGGCGGTATCTGCAATGTTACCAGCTATCTTTGTTCAAGTGCCATCCGGTATTGCATCTCAAAATTCATTGTTGTCTGGTTTACAAAGTGCAAACCAAATTGTTGGTAGAAATGGCACAAATGCGGTGCAAACTGTAGATTTATCCAACTCTATGTCTTTTGGTATAACTATGATTGAAGTTTCGATAGGTATCTCAGTTGGACTCTTTGCATCAACCTTATGTGTTTATCCATTcggtaagaagaaaacagGGCTATTTAGTTTATAG
- the IME2 gene encoding protein kinase IME2 (CAGL0G04455g~Ortholog(s) have protein kinase activity, role in cellular response to drug, protein phosphorylation, regulation of meiotic nuclear division and nucleus localization), whose product MFQNKARNSDTEMRSGNQMESSIEDIQELEPPPDLDSPPSTIPLKSMHENYEILEELGNGSFGSVTLAKYKINDCFSKDQDRKRMTMMDPKYNNRPENISNSRKQGLVAIKTMLTRLPTLHDYTRVREVKFILSMTANKHLIQVYEIFVDSEKYQLHIAMEYMEQNLYQMMRRRKKRVFSIPSLKSILAQVLAGLRHIHDQNFFHRDLKPENILITPSTRYFDSSWLEKGNYPDNYVVKLADFGLARHVENKNPYTAYVSTRWYRSPEILLRSGYYSKPLDIWAFGCVAMEVTVFKPLFPGSNEIDQIWKILEVLGTPHTLEESKNSNYTPHGGLWELSKAYAAKLNLKFPYVEGSSLEKLLCSNQLTDLLAVIKLCLKWDPNERASVEQLSSMPFFTNTVADNSIYEKENNTNKNTLRSIAEQALLFAGLPSSLSLKSLRGNIKLRDTEELVTDEQPNDREKDTNFENVPLDDRSESLSIRREDRVPLTTSTNKKESQCSAKDICRDSSFMLRSISQSKKRKKLDNNKLQIDSSANSNNNESNKIIGCSTYRFPNFQGNFASKQDQNIELGNCNGSEITKTDFMKSGQLHQCNRINEEIQNELSKPITFEEQNANNIEKEPFSTVPERCPTDYTAFTFNNITGNDYTFGCQFFKTKKETGRLPHESSHSVNELLDNMSIEDLPLKSNQMTELEPRTIPISLVDQFGSDNLNYNIFENNSELRSPNTNEAKASTYEFAFSNPCHAIGNITF is encoded by the coding sequence atgtttcaaaataaaGCGCGCAATTCAGACACCGAGATGAGGAGTGGAAATCAGATGGAGAGTTCTATTGAAGATATCCAAGAGCTTGAGCCACCACCAGATCTAGATTCACCACCATCAACTATTCCACTGAAGTCAATGCATGAAAATTATGAAATTCTGGAAGAACTTGGTAATGGGTCCTTTGGCTCAGTGACATTGGCGAAGTACAAGATTAATGATTGCTTCTCAAAGGACCAGGACCGCAAACGGATGACAATGATGGatccaaaatataataatagacCAGAAAATATATCCAATTCAAGAAAACAGGGTTTAGTTGCGATTAAGACAATGCTGACAAGACTCCCCACCTTACATGATTACACGAGGGTTCGTGAGGTTAAATTCATTCTTTCAATGACAGCTAATAAACACCTAATCCAAGtatatgaaatatttgtCGATTCTGAAAAATACCAATTACATATTGCTATGGAGTATATGGAACAAAACCTTTATCAGATGATGAGACGTCGCAAGAAAAGAGTTTTCTCAATACCTTCTCTGAAATCTATACTGGCCCAGGTGCTGGCTGGTTTGAGGCATATCCACGACCAAAACTTCTTTCACAGAGATCTTAAACcagaaaatatattgattaCTCCAAGTACTAGATATTTTGATTCCAGTTGGTTGGAGAAAGGTAATTATCCAGATAACTATGTTGTTAAACTTGCCGACTTCGGATTGGCAAGGCAcgttgaaaataaaaacccATATACTGCATACGTCTCAACTAGGTGGTACAGATCTCCCGAAATACTTCTCCGAAGTGGATACTATTCCAAACCATTGGACATATGGGCATTTGGTTGTGTAGCTATGGAAGTAACAGTATTCAAGCCTCTCTTTCCAGGTTCAAACgaaattgatcaaatatGGAAGATTCTTGAAGTGTTAGGAACGCCCCATACCTTGGAAGAgtcaaaaaattcaaacTATACTCCACATGGTGGACTTTGGGAGCTTTCAAAAGCCTACGCCGCTAAATTAAATCTTAAATTCCCATATGTGGAAGGTAGTTCATTAGAAAAATTACTTTGTAGTAATCAATTAACTGATTTACTTGCTGTTATTAAACTCTGTTTAAAATGGGATCCAAACGAAAGAGCATCGGTGGAACAATTAAGTAGTATGCCATTCTTCACCAATACTGTTGCTGACAACTCCATTtatgagaaagaaaataatacaaataaGAATACATTAAGAAGCATTGCTGAGCAAGCGTTATTGTTCGCAGGCTTACCTAGTTCCCTAAGTCTGAAGAGCTTAAGAGgaaatatcaaattgaGGGATACAGAAGAACTTGTTACAGATGAACAACCTAATGACAGAGAGAAAGATaccaattttgaaaatgttCCACTTGATGATAGATCTGAGTCATTGAGCATTCGGCGGGAAGATCGGGTTCCGCTAACTACAAgcacaaacaaaaaagagagCCAATGTTCTGCAAAAGACATATGCAGAGATAGTAGTTTTATGTTGAGGAGTATTAGCCAGTCaaaaaagaggaagaagctAGACAACAATAAATTGCAAATTGATTCTAGCGCCAATTCCAACAATAATGAAAGCAATAAGATTATAGGGTGTTCAACATATCGTTTCCCTAATTTTCAAGGTAATTTTGCTTCAAAACAAGATCAAAACATTGAACTAGGAAACTGCAACGGTTCGgaaataacaaaaacaGATTTCATGAAGTCTGGTCAACTCCATCAATGCAACCGTATTAATGAGGAAATTCAGAATGAACTTTCTAAACCAATTACTTTCGAAGAACAAAATGCCAATAACATTGAAAAAGAGCCCTTTAGTACAGTTCCAGAACGCTGCCCTACGGATTATACAGCTTTTacttttaataatattactgGCAATGACTACACATTTGGCTGTCAATTttttaaaacaaaaaaagagacTGGACGACTCCCACACGAGTCATCCCATTCCGTAAACGAGCTGTTAGATAACATGTCAATTGAAGACCTTCCATTAAAATCCAATCAGATGACAGAACTAGAGCCTAGAACTATCCCAATTAGTTTGGTTGACCAATTTGGAAGTGATAATCtcaattataatatatttgaaaacaaCTCAGAGCTCCGTAGCCCAAATACTAATGAAGCAAAAGCGTCAACATACGAGTTCGCATTTAGTAACCCCTGTCATGCTATTGGGAATATTACTTTTTGA
- the SET4 gene encoding Set4p (CAGL0G04499g~Ortholog of S. cerevisiae : SET4 and Saccharomyces cerevisiae S288C : YJL105W) translates to MTNSSPVKERISNGIHHHSSDKFKVAKKRRGSSVSENANRSGIAAAVALAKAATVPFPLKRNSVSSSSSTSPPTEYTKTIANPITLSPIVISELIKPGEKTIKAPIKAPPNEFEDKYVKLFIDSHHDDDSVITIPEESKLKFLPIVLKPLASKDIQDFGVFTSIPCSKKDYIQEYSGMISFSKQYVNNAENKYDILGTPTRNILFHPHWPLYINTSGTKGAHNVLEHLRCSCNPNVELVTVRIMDNKPRIKFVIRAIRDIAEGEELQIAWQWDINHPMWHVVQELQEFDSLNNKDKCRVSRAAEALLQSNQCACTDFKKCKLRKVQQDSRNFINNLSALMKKELKNEMGG, encoded by the coding sequence ATGACTAACTCATCACCTGTTAAGGAAAGGATTAGCAATGGtattcatcatcattcaTCTGATAAGTTCAAAGttgcaaagaaaagaagaggaagttCAGTGTCAGAGAATGCCAATAGATCAGGAATTGCAGCTGCTGTTGCACTAGCAAAAGCAGCAACTGTACCATTTCCTTTGAAGAGAAATTCGGTTtcctcatcatcgtcaACTTCACCACCAACAGAATACACCAAGACCATCGCAAATCCAATTACTTTGTCTCCAATAGTTATTAGTGAGTTGATTAAACCGGGAGAAAAGACTATAAAAGCACCTATAAAGGCCCCACCAAATGAGTTTGAAGATAAATATGTCAAATTATTCATTGACTCCCATCATGATGACGACTCTGTGATTACAATACCCGAAGAAAGTAAACTAAAGTTTCTGCCTATCGTACTAAAGCCGTTAGCGAGTAAGGATATACAGGACTTCGGTGTCTTCACCTCTATCCCTTGCTCGAAAAAAGATTatattcaagaatataGTGGTATGATAAGTTTCTCCAAGCAATACGTGAATAACGCTGAGAATAAATACGATATCCTTGGTACTCCAACTAGAAACATTTTGTTCCATCCACATTGGCCACTCTATATAAACACGAGTGGAACTAAAGGTGCTCACAATGTCTTGGAACACTTGAGATGTAGTTGCAACCCCAATGTCGAGCTTGTCACAGTTAGGATAATGGACAACAAACCTAGAATAAAGTTTGTTATTAGAGCAATTAGAGATATTGcagaaggagaagaattACAGATTGCATGGCAATGGGATATAAATCATCCAATGTGGCATGTTGTTCAGGAATTACAAGAATTTGATTCACTTAATAACAAGGACAAATGCCGTGTTAGTAGAGCTGCCGAGGCTTTATTGCAAAGTAATCAATGCGCTTGTACAGACTTCAAAAAATGTAAATTGAGAAAAGTACAGCAAGACTCTCgtaatttcatcaataacCTCAGTGcattaatgaaaaaagagCTGAAAAATGAGATGGGTGGTTGA
- the PAM16 gene encoding import motor complex subunit PAM16 (CAGL0G04521g~Ortholog(s) have protein domain specific binding activity, role in protein import into mitochondrial matrix and presequence translocase-associated import motor localization) encodes MAHRALVKIVITGTRVLGHAFAEAYRQAAAQSAAKQGASAMGRNKTGRGNAAAEYGGITLDESCKILNLDAAKDLKLDKVNQRFDYLFNINDKEKGGSFYLQSKIYRASERLKWELAQREKEAAEEKLPKAEDASEDTGEKSPPSS; translated from the coding sequence ATGGCTCACAGGGCATTAGTTAAGATTGTGATCACTGGTACCAGAGTGCTGGGGCATGCTTTCGCAGAAGCATATAGGCAGGCAGCGGCACAGTCGGCTGCTAAACAAGGTGCGTCTGCTATGGGTCGTAATAAGACTGGAAGAGGTAATGCTGCTGCAGAATATGGCGGGATTACACTGGATGAGAGTTGTAAAATACTAAATTTAGATGCTGCAAAGGATTTAAAACTTGATAAAGTTAATCAAAGATTTGATTACTTATTTAACATCAACGACAAAGAGAAGGGAGGTAGTTTTTACCTACaaagtaaaatatataGGGCCTCTGAGCGTCTAAAATGGGAGTTAGCACAACGAGAGAAAGAAGCTGCAGAAGAAAAGCTACCTAAAGCGGAAGATGCCAGTGAAGATACTGGTGAAAAATCGCCTCCATCGTCGTGA
- the VPS60 gene encoding Vps60p (CAGL0G04543g~Ortholog(s) have role in cellular response to drug, filamentous growth, late endosome to vacuole transport via multivesicular body sorting pathway and fungal-type vacuole membrane localization) produces the protein MNRIFGYGNKKTHDQMLQESGAAMDQAQQGLQHRLSQLDTQIAQINFQLQALQKKMKGMKSSVGQRPLRAQALKLLNKRKQLEQMRDSIDAQSWSMTQAQMTSDNLKNTMVTVNALKSTNKALKAQYGKIDIDKLQDMQDEMMDLIDQGEELQQVLATNFVGNDIEDIDEGELDAELEALADEDLTAMMANDIGEGEGTEVPSYLAGTVPKFIDEDADSEQVLESAQ, from the coding sequence ATGAATAGAATATTTGGTTATGGCAACAAGAAAACCCATGATCAGATGCTGCAGGAATCTGGTGCTGCCATGGACCAGGCACAACAAGGTTTACAGCATCGCTTGTCTCAACTCGACACACAAATTGCGCAAATCAATTTCCAACTACAGGCGTTACAGAAAAAGATGAAAGGTATGAAGAGTAGTGTAGGTCAGAGACCACTTAGGGCTCAGGCCTTGAAGTTGTTGAATAAACGGAAACAACTTGAGCAAATGAGGGACTCTATTGATGCGCAGTCTTGGTCTATGACACAGGCACAGATGACTAGTGATAACTTAAAGAATACTATGGTTACCGTTAATGCTCTGAAATCGACTAATAAGGCACTAAAAGCTCAATATGGTAAGATAGACATTGATAAGCTACAGGACATGCAGGATGAAATGATGGATTTAATAGATCAAGGGGAAGAGCTTCAGCAGGTACTGGCTACGAACTTTGTTGGAAATGATATTGAAGACATAGATGAGGGTGAATTAGATGCTGAATTGGAAGCTCTCGCTGATGAAGATTTAACAGCAATGATGGCTAACGATATTGGTGAAGGGGAAGGTACAGAAGTTCCTTCTTATCTTGCGGGCACTGTTCCAAAAttcattgatgaagatgcagACTCTGAGCAAGTATTGGAAAGTGCACAATAG
- the PAC11 gene encoding dynein intermediate chain (CAGL0G04565g~Ortholog(s) have ATP-dependent microtubule motor activity, plus-end-directed activity), translated as MSESVKEKWTYLEELRRRKQVLLNGATETEPITFESKGDDETTAQIEPIIDENKQSFKMTTNSLVTEDVGVQTMAVEMIDEGFDARPLKGNDDDILVVSEQFVTVGQPILLSRFEHSKDEDDIKFDLGQSGYKILTRWIFDELIVSTGGKLVCVSTDYFDGKVIFVFQQEVVDKNDIQLMLNSWLILIDINRLEDKIQRVKFEGQKIIRGQFVNKSLKSKILTILLTSNIGKTIICEFKTDSHTGELQHSIALKNYHYSPIYAIDEFQNVSSGDERFLTASANGILNMISSTSLQIYDKVDSGCSVVGSIKIVPPKRALVLERYNKFSDDDITDIDERELWSPTRLFVEKLYRVSMFEEIGVTSLSISPENNNQVFVGTEDGGIYKIMLDSIKDKKISISMDNHGFLPEMSQQSRLRSIFHTSDVTSLKFLDITISNKFMPSILLLSSSMDNSACIWDTLSSQLLTIINEQLPVLQADWLLTAKGLMVCILTWTELKLYSITYNNKGLEHQISTRILASSLLQRENQETAPSFSTFNIITEPDKTAKILIGTTSHATFELELPE; from the coding sequence ATGTCTGAAAGTGTCAAGGAAAAATGGACGTACTTGGAAGAGCTACGACGTAGGAAACAAGTTTTGTTGAATGGCGCAACTGAAACAGAGCCAATTACTTTTGAATCCAAAGGAGACGATGAAACTACTGCACAAATCGAACCTATAATAGATGAGAACAAACAATCTTTTAAAATGACTACAAATAGCCTGGTTACAGAAGATGTTGGTGTACAAACTATGGCTGTTGAGATGATCGATGAAGGATTCGATGCAAGGCCATTAAAGGGAAACGATGATGATATCCTTGTAGTCAGTGAACAATTTGTAACAGTTGGTCAACCAATATTACTATCGCGATTTGAACACTCTaaagatgaggatgataTAAAGTTCGATTTGGGGCAGTCAGGTTACAAAATTTTAACAAGATGGATATTTGATGAGTTGATTGTCAGTACAGGTGGTAAGTTGGTATGCGTCTCAACAGACTATTTTGATGGGAAAGTCATCTTTGTGTTTCAACAAGAAGTAGTGGATAAAAACGATATACAGTTGATGTTAAATAGCTGGCTAATTTTGATTGACATCAATCGATTGGAAGACAAAATACAAAGAGTGAAATTTGAAGGTCAAAAAATCATCAGGGGACAATTTGTTAAcaaatctttgaaatcGAAGATTTTAACTATACTTTTAACCTCCAATATCGGTAAGACAATTATTTGCGAATTCAAGACAGATTCACATACAGGTGAGTTGCAGCACTCAATTGCGCTAAAAAATTATCACTATTCCCCAATTTATGCTATTGATGAATTCCAGAATGTTAGTTCAGGAGATGAGAGATTTTTAACTGCAAGCGCTAACGGTATTCTAAATATGATAAGCTCTACATCGCTACAGATTTATGATAAGGTAGATTCAGGCTGTTCAGTGGTGGGCTCAATTAAAATTGTACCACCAAAAAGGGCCTTGGTGTTGGAACGCTATAATAAGTTtagtgatgatgatataACTGATATCGATGAAAGAGAATTATGGTCTCCAACAAGATTATTTGTCGAAAAACTTTACAGGGTATCAATGTTTGAAGAGATTGGCGTAACATCTCTAAGTATATCCCCGGAAAACAATAACCAGGTTTTTGTAGGTACTGAAGATGGTGgcatatataaaataatgcTTGATTCAATTAAGGACAAGAAAATATCGATTAGTATGGACAATCACGGTTTTCTACCGGAAATGTCCCAACAGAGCAGGCTTAGGAGCATTTTTCATACCTCAGATGTTACCTCGCTAAAATTTTTAGACATTACAATATCTAACAAGTTTATGCCATCGAttctattattatcatcCTCTATGGATAACTCAGCGTGTATTTGGGACACATTAAGCAGCCAGTTGCTAACAATTATTAATGAGCAATTACCAGTGCTGCAAGCTGATTGGCTACTCACTGCAAAAGGTTTAATGGTATGTATATTGACTTGGACAGAACTTAAACTGTACTCGATCACATACAACAATAAAGGGTTGGAGCATCAAATTTCAACGCGAATCTTGGCTTCTTCACTATTGCAAAGGGAGAACCAAGAAACAGCTCCTAGTTTTTCGACGTTTAATATTATCACTGAGCCAGATAAAACAGCAAAGATACTGATTGGAACCACAAGCCATGCCACTTTTGAACTAGAACTTCCAGAATAA
- the SLD5 gene encoding DNA replication protein SLD5 (CAGL0G04587g~Ortholog(s) have role in DNA-dependent DNA replication, cellular protein localization, double-strand break repair via break-induced replication and CMG complex, GINS complex, cytosol, replication fork protection complex localization): protein MDIDIDDILAELDRDTTAVASSSGQHGFLDANSSMQHVTQTTAFDSSLPHANNLQKDYSPVTPEQDYLQLLKHWRNERCAPELLPLPKLLVSRMLKRIQDQMEHIENISMGFLEHEILEKDGEEAIGQNEYQNNALNNGKLPLLCMEAELERVKFVMRSYLRCRLNKIDKYSLYLRQLGDQGINLISLDELMSEQELKYHAKHSVILLKLLNNSILRHMPPELQAINDTEGSVSMIEEPNWKKFVFIYVNGPANVADDPQLQQSEDGKYYYNITIPEFDEIVELTTGSIYVMRYDIVKDLLRDGKVELI, encoded by the coding sequence ATGGATatagatattgatgatattttgGCGGAACTAGACCGTGACACTACAGCAGTTGCCTCGAGCAGTGGACAACATGGGTTTTTGGATGCGAATAGTAGTATGCAACATGTTACACAGACTACGGCTTTTGATTCATCATTGCCTCATGCCAATAATTTACAGAAGGACTATTCACCTGTCACGCCGGAGCAAGATTACCTACAACTGTTGAAGCACTGGAGAAATGAAAGGTGTGCTCCTGAATTACTGCCTTTACCAAAACTACTAGTATCTAGGatgttgaaaagaatacagGATCAAATGGAACACATCGAGAACATTTCCATGGGTTTTCTAGAGCATGAGATACTGGAGAAAGATGGAGAAGAAGCAATTGGTCAAAAcgaatatcaaaataatgCTCTAAATAATGGCAAACTTCCGTTGCTATGTATGGAAGCAGAATTAGAGCGTGTCAAGTTTGTCATGAGAAGTTATCTACGATGTCGTCTGAATAAAATTGACAAATATAGCTTATATCTACGTCAGTTAGGTGATCAAGGTATAAATCTCATATCTTTGGATGAATTAATGTCTGAGCAAGAATTAAAATATCACGCCAAGCACTCAGTTATTCTTTTGAAGTTACTTAATAACTCAATTTTGAGGCATATGCCCCCAGAGTTACAAGCCATAAATGACACAGAGGGTAGCGTAAGCATGATAGAAGAACCAAATTggaaaaaatttgtttttatatACGTTAATGGTCCAGCCAATGTAGCCGATGATCCTCAGTTGCAACAGAGCGAGGATGGCAAGTACTATTATAACATTACTATCCCCGAGTTTGACGAGATTGTAGAACTAACAACTGGCAGTATATATGTGATGAGATATGATATTGTTAAGGACTTGCTGAGAGACGGTAAGGTAGAACTAATATGA